One window from the genome of Fibrobacter sp. encodes:
- a CDS encoding fibrobacter succinogenes major paralogous domain-containing protein, which yields MKSIIKNSSAIAFVGALAMLAACSDSENKSISGGITEDKGIVANLDVAGLAQKGPFVKGSEVTAQGVDCKTMKYTNEQFTGKVNSDKGDFGIDDVNFSASCVLFTVSGYYLNEFTGEKSSEKLTLHALTDLSDRETVNINVLTELEYERVMNLVSKEKMSFADAKKQAEKEVLASLGITDLFESFEGLSIYEKGDGNSALLATSVLLQSDLDAKDLTDRMDAVASSIAKTGEWNDEKTKTEMSDWASAAKGDGKFESVRKNLSRWSGSDEIPEFEKVVENFGADSSAQNQDVIPESEKPKAGLPAENLTMTDTRDGKTYKIVKIGEQVWMAENLNYEIDGSFCYKDSAEYCATYGRLYTWAAANEACPEGWHLPTTDEFDTLFTAVGGQSTAAKKLKSTSGWNNNGNGTDDFLFSALPAGIWYGQDEYYNYLGDHANFWSSIEKNSGNANYMNLYSGYDNARMLDHNKDDGMSVRCVRDKREYGTLTDTRDGQTYKTITIGDQEWMAENLNYEMDSSYCYKDSAEYCATYGRLYTWAEANRACPESWHLPTTDEFEALFDAVGGQSTAGKKLKSMTGWNNGGNGTDDYSFTALPAGIWYGKDEYYNYLGDHANFWSSIEKNSDNANYMNLYAGYDNARMLDHDKGDGMSVRCVKDKSKYGTLTDARDGQTYKTVKVGGQEWMAENLNYEMDSSYCYKDSTEYCATYGRLYTWAAAMNACPESWHLPTIDEFKTLFDAVGGQSTAAQKLKSTSGWNDDGNGTDDYSFTALPAGIWYGEGAYYNYLGDHANFWSSIEKNSDNASYVNLYAGYDNARLLDHDKDDGMSIRCLKD from the coding sequence ATGAAGAGTATAATCAAGAATAGTTCGGCTATTGCGTTTGTTGGCGCGTTGGCTATGCTGGCCGCATGTTCCGATTCCGAAAACAAGAGTATTTCGGGCGGTATTACAGAAGACAAGGGTATTGTCGCCAACCTGGATGTGGCTGGCTTGGCGCAAAAGGGCCCGTTCGTGAAGGGTTCTGAGGTGACTGCGCAGGGAGTTGACTGCAAGACGATGAAATACACGAACGAGCAATTCACGGGAAAGGTCAATAGCGACAAGGGCGACTTTGGCATTGACGATGTGAACTTCTCGGCATCTTGTGTTTTGTTCACTGTTTCCGGTTATTACCTCAATGAATTTACTGGTGAAAAATCTTCGGAAAAGTTGACGCTCCATGCGCTCACGGATTTGAGTGACAGGGAGACTGTTAATATCAACGTGCTTACGGAATTGGAATACGAGCGAGTGATGAATCTTGTCTCTAAAGAAAAAATGTCCTTTGCCGATGCGAAAAAACAGGCTGAAAAGGAAGTCCTTGCCTCGTTAGGTATAACGGATCTCTTTGAGTCGTTCGAAGGCTTGAGCATTTATGAAAAGGGCGATGGAAACTCGGCACTCCTTGCGACGAGTGTGCTGTTGCAATCGGATTTGGATGCCAAGGATTTGACAGACCGAATGGATGCCGTCGCTTCGTCTATCGCGAAGACTGGCGAATGGAACGATGAAAAGACGAAAACGGAAATGTCGGATTGGGCGAGTGCGGCCAAGGGCGATGGCAAATTTGAATCTGTCCGCAAAAACCTGTCGAGGTGGAGTGGATCCGATGAAATTCCTGAATTTGAAAAGGTTGTTGAAAATTTTGGGGCCGATTCATCGGCTCAAAATCAGGATGTAATTCCTGAATCTGAAAAGCCTAAGGCCGGTTTGCCGGCTGAAAACCTTACCATGACGGACACCCGCGATGGCAAGACATACAAGATTGTAAAGATTGGCGAACAGGTATGGATGGCGGAGAACCTGAACTATGAAATAGACGGTAGTTTCTGCTATAAAGATTCCGCTGAATATTGTGCAACGTACGGTCGCCTTTACACATGGGCTGCTGCGAATGAAGCATGCCCTGAAGGCTGGCACCTGCCGACAACAGATGAATTTGATACGTTGTTCACTGCGGTCGGCGGCCAATCTACGGCGGCCAAAAAACTTAAATCGACGAGCGGCTGGAATAATAACGGCAATGGCACGGATGATTTCTTGTTCTCGGCGTTGCCTGCTGGCATCTGGTACGGTCAAGACGAATACTACAACTACTTGGGCGATCATGCGAACTTCTGGAGTTCTATAGAGAAGAATAGCGGTAACGCGAACTACATGAACTTGTACTCCGGCTACGATAATGCCCGCATGCTCGACCACAATAAGGACGATGGAATGTCGGTCCGTTGCGTAAGGGACAAGCGTGAATACGGTACTTTGACGGACACCCGCGACGGCCAGACATACAAGACCATAACGATTGGTGACCAGGAGTGGATGGCGGAAAACCTGAACTATGAAATGGACAGTAGTTACTGCTATAAAGATTCCGCTGAATATTGTGCAACGTACGGTCGCCTTTACACATGGGCTGAGGCGAATAGAGCATGCCCTGAAAGCTGGCACCTACCGACAACAGATGAATTTGAAGCGTTGTTCGATGCGGTCGGAGGTCAGTCTACAGCGGGCAAAAAGCTCAAATCGATGACCGGCTGGAATAATGGCGGCAACGGTACAGATGATTACTCGTTTACTGCGTTGCCTGCCGGCATCTGGTATGGTAAAGACGAATACTACAACTACTTGGGCGATCACGCAAACTTCTGGAGTTCTATAGAGAAGAATAGCGACAACGCGAACTACATGAACTTGTATGCTGGCTACGATAATGCGCGCATGCTCGATCACGATAAGGGCGATGGAATGTCGGTCCGTTGCGTAAAGGACAAAAGTAAATACGGTACTTTGACGGACGCCCGCGACGGTCAGACATACAAGACCGTAAAGGTTGGTGGCCAAGAGTGGATGGCGGAGAACCTGAACTATGAAATGGACAGTAGTTACTGCTATAAAGATTCTACTGAATATTGTGCAACGTATGGTCGGCTGTACACCTGGGCCGCAGCGATGAATGCTTGCCCTGAGAGCTGGCACCTGCCGACAATAGATGAATTTAAAACGTTGTTTGATGCGGTCGGAGGTCAATCTACAGCGGCCCAAAAGCTCAAATCGACGAGCGGCTGGAACGATGACGGCAACGGTACAGATGATTACTCGTTTACTGCATTGCCTGCCGGCATCTGGTACGGTGAAGGCGCCTACTACAACTATTTGGGCGATCACGCGAACTTCTGGAGTTCTATAGAGAAGAATAGCGACAACGCGAGCTACGTGAACTTGTACGCCGGCTACGATAATGCCCGCCTGCTCGATCACGATAAGGATGATGGAATGTCTATTCGATGCCTTAAGGATTAA
- a CDS encoding TIGR02147 family protein — MKAIIEYSDYRKFIQDYYDERKRSSSFTWRDFAQKAGFSSAVYLKYVCEGKKSLSVGAAGSVANAMGLAGFEHTYFVLMVSYAHAKGDAEKTAAFEKRCALARAHKVRVLGAEEYKYFKSWKNQLLREIAPHMPGAKPLEMAKACRPAITAAEVSETLDFLLRAKLLKKDAKGNFLQTEKAVSIGDVDAVPIAARDLQRQMGELAIKSLSFPQSERDMSGLTMGITRRSYERIKQELADCRRRIMAIVSEDDDTDQVYRLNMQLFPISECLKQKERVTSKKRKRS; from the coding sequence ATGAAAGCAATCATAGAATACTCCGATTACCGCAAGTTTATTCAGGACTATTACGACGAACGTAAGCGCAGTTCGTCGTTTACCTGGCGGGATTTTGCTCAAAAGGCGGGCTTTTCGTCGGCAGTTTATCTGAAGTATGTTTGTGAAGGGAAAAAGAGCTTGAGTGTGGGTGCCGCTGGTTCTGTTGCAAATGCCATGGGGCTCGCTGGGTTTGAACATACGTACTTTGTGCTGATGGTTTCGTATGCGCATGCAAAAGGGGACGCAGAAAAAACTGCGGCGTTCGAGAAAAGGTGTGCGCTTGCGAGGGCGCATAAGGTGCGCGTGCTGGGCGCAGAAGAGTACAAGTATTTTAAATCGTGGAAAAATCAGTTGCTTCGTGAAATCGCTCCGCACATGCCGGGGGCAAAGCCGCTTGAAATGGCGAAAGCCTGTAGGCCGGCGATTACTGCGGCCGAGGTCTCCGAGACGCTGGATTTTTTACTGCGTGCGAAGCTCTTGAAAAAAGACGCTAAGGGAAATTTTTTGCAGACCGAAAAAGCGGTTTCTATTGGCGATGTAGATGCGGTACCAATCGCGGCGCGCGATTTGCAACGCCAAATGGGTGAACTTGCGATTAAATCGCTCAGTTTCCCGCAATCGGAGCGCGACATGTCGGGCCTTACCATGGGAATCACGCGTCGCTCTTACGAACGCATCAAGCAGGAACTTGCTGATTGTCGCCGCCGCATTATGGCAATTGTTTCCGAAGACGACGATACGGATCAAGTGTACCGATTGAACATGCAGTTGTTTCCGATAAGTGAGTGCTTAAAACAAAAAGAAAGGGTTACGTCAAAAAAAAGGAAGAGATCATGA
- a CDS encoding FISUMP domain-containing protein — protein sequence MKWNRVLGCLAAGAMFWACSDGESDGKDIVGGASGDSGIIAVEDREVAGVSQKGPFVTGSAVTVQELDGITLKQTGKSFKGSIKSDKGDFAIKDIDLKSQYAILEANGYYRDEISGKKSSGTVTLRALTDLSDRKKVNINLLTHLEYERVMYLVSKKKMSIADAKAQAEREILASFGIEGDFGESEDLNIFESGDGNAALLAVSVLMQSNVDVAGLTERIGEFSISLAEGGSWDDADTKAAIADWACDVDLKGSLSKVRKNVEDWKYADTVPAFEKYVSNFWWENYGLGVCNDKRENETKRNINKLSALYNEYFVCEKGRWHIPGDEPESSSSMSSQGDASSSSESGEPVFGTLTDARDGKVYKTVKLGSQEWMAENLNYAVEGSMCYGDNSENCKKFGRLYNLVQVLDTTEQAFERGLSNLRLRSDFHPRQGVCPDGWHVPEEAEWDTLFAFAEKYGDGESLSSSLLPYDWDDYHEKLNASNKFGLDIIGAGVCRTGEGCIGLDSLTYLWTATITEPNYIMMYSFDGPLALLFKQKPLPYAYTGMYVTELHYASVRCVKGEGKKRKTSGESDVESSSSGVASSSSIYNPFAEGAVKAVPQPLSFLDSAYVRNGYVSYGDGKQEVWLFSPAKGFDSGSIRDSAISALVETLGKKGFAFENSVKNDSLDKIYDDTSYVYQKKDGNVVYKVAITKWYSAASYRISFDIKVVILRDGFEEVPTTDFSSMRYETELPEEMSFLKDFATSVNKVSWNDSLQSTLWYVYRSVYKKRLTTETMDDPADEEKLKMLADSVEYLRGVLEEKGFVLDKVDSAEKKYYYIYETDIAKYDVSVDVEASKYGDAVILGDWYYDYYYHIAIVTYYKKKLDHGKVSE from the coding sequence ATGAAGTGGAATCGAGTTTTGGGGTGCCTTGCGGCGGGGGCCATGTTCTGGGCGTGTTCCGATGGCGAATCGGATGGCAAGGACATCGTTGGCGGCGCTTCGGGCGATTCGGGCATTATCGCGGTCGAGGACAGGGAAGTGGCCGGTGTTTCGCAGAAGGGCCCGTTCGTTACGGGTTCCGCGGTGACCGTGCAGGAACTGGACGGCATTACGCTCAAACAGACCGGCAAGAGCTTCAAGGGTTCCATCAAGAGCGACAAGGGTGACTTTGCTATCAAGGACATCGATTTGAAATCGCAGTATGCGATTCTCGAAGCGAACGGTTATTATCGCGACGAGATTTCTGGCAAGAAGTCTTCGGGTACGGTGACGCTGCGGGCGCTGACGGATTTGAGCGACAGGAAAAAGGTGAACATCAACTTGCTCACGCACCTGGAATACGAACGCGTGATGTACCTGGTTTCCAAGAAGAAGATGTCCATCGCCGATGCGAAGGCGCAGGCGGAAAGAGAAATTCTGGCTTCGTTCGGGATCGAGGGGGACTTCGGCGAATCCGAAGACCTGAACATCTTCGAGTCGGGCGACGGGAATGCGGCGCTGCTCGCGGTGAGCGTATTGATGCAGAGCAACGTGGATGTGGCGGGGCTTACCGAGCGCATTGGCGAGTTTAGCATCTCGCTTGCGGAAGGCGGCAGCTGGGACGATGCCGACACCAAGGCCGCGATTGCGGACTGGGCTTGCGATGTTGACTTGAAGGGCTCGCTTTCGAAGGTGCGCAAGAACGTGGAAGACTGGAAGTACGCCGATACCGTGCCCGCATTCGAAAAGTACGTGTCCAACTTCTGGTGGGAAAATTATGGACTCGGCGTTTGCAATGACAAACGTGAAAACGAGACCAAGCGCAACATAAACAAGCTCAGCGCATTGTACAACGAATACTTCGTGTGCGAAAAGGGCCGCTGGCATATTCCGGGTGACGAACCGGAGTCGAGTTCTTCGATGAGTTCTCAGGGTGATGCCAGTTCGTCAAGTGAATCGGGAGAACCCGTTTTTGGCACGCTTACGGATGCCCGTGATGGGAAAGTTTATAAGACTGTTAAATTGGGCTCGCAAGAGTGGATGGCCGAAAACCTGAACTATGCGGTTGAAGGTAGCATGTGCTATGGCGACAACAGTGAAAACTGCAAAAAGTTTGGGCGCCTGTATAATTTGGTGCAGGTCCTGGACACTACGGAGCAGGCGTTTGAAAGGGGATTGAGCAATTTGAGGCTTCGCAGCGATTTCCACCCCCGTCAGGGAGTGTGTCCCGATGGCTGGCATGTTCCTGAAGAGGCTGAATGGGATACGCTCTTTGCGTTTGCCGAGAAATACGGCGACGGAGAAAGTTTGAGTTCCAGTTTGCTGCCGTATGACTGGGATGATTATCACGAAAAACTGAACGCCTCGAACAAGTTCGGACTGGATATTATCGGTGCGGGGGTGTGCCGTACGGGAGAGGGATGCATAGGCTTGGATTCGCTTACGTATTTGTGGACGGCGACGATTACTGAACCGAATTATATAATGATGTATTCGTTTGACGGCCCCTTGGCGTTGCTCTTTAAACAAAAACCGTTGCCCTACGCTTATACTGGTATGTATGTGACGGAACTGCATTATGCGTCTGTACGTTGTGTTAAGGGTGAAGGCAAGAAGAGGAAAACCTCTGGTGAATCTGATGTTGAATCGAGCTCTTCTGGCGTTGCTTCGTCGAGTTCCATCTACAACCCGTTCGCGGAAGGTGCTGTCAAGGCTGTGCCGCAGCCGCTGTCGTTCTTGGATTCGGCTTACGTAAGAAATGGTTATGTCAGCTATGGAGACGGTAAGCAGGAAGTATGGCTCTTCAGCCCTGCGAAGGGATTTGATTCTGGAAGTATTAGGGATTCCGCGATATCGGCTCTTGTGGAAACGTTGGGAAAGAAGGGCTTTGCTTTCGAAAATAGCGTAAAGAACGATTCTTTGGATAAAATATATGACGACACGTCGTATGTATACCAGAAAAAAGACGGGAATGTCGTGTACAAGGTTGCAATCACCAAATGGTATTCTGCCGCATCGTATCGCATTAGTTTCGATATTAAAGTAGTCATATTGAGGGATGGTTTTGAAGAGGTGCCTACGACGGATTTTAGCTCTATGCGCTACGAAACGGAATTGCCGGAAGAAATGAGTTTTCTCAAGGACTTCGCGACATCCGTGAACAAGGTATCTTGGAACGACAGCTTGCAAAGTACTTTATGGTATGTTTACCGTAGTGTATATAAGAAACGGTTGACGACGGAGACTATGGATGATCCGGCAGATGAAGAGAAACTGAAAATGCTTGCAGATAGTGTTGAATATCTGAGAGGCGTTCTGGAAGAAAAGGGATTTGTCTTGGACAAAGTAGACTCTGCTGAAAAAAAGTATTACTACATCTATGAGACGGATATTGCCAAATATGATGTCTCGGTGGATGTGGAAGCCTCTAAGTATGGTGATGCTGTGATATTGGGCGACTGGTATTATGACTATTACTATCATATCGCGATTGTGACCTATTACAAGAAAAAACTGGACCACGGTAAGGTTTCTGAATAA
- a CDS encoding TIGR02147 family protein, which translates to MKEIVEYTDYRKFIQDYYDERKRCSAFSWHAFAQKAGFSSDVYLKYVCEGKKNLSVASAGSVATAMGLVGFEYDYFILMVSYAHAKSDSAKRAAFEERCALAQAHKIRVLGKEEFDYYKSWKNSVIRELAPHMPGAKPLEMARACKQKISATEVSETLDFLVKAKLLKKDRSGNYVQTDKAIVMGNVDAVPVAARDLQRQMGEFAVQSLNLPLSERVMSGYTLGLTDRAYERIKKEMKDFYRRVVAIATEEDEADRVYRLNMQLFPMSERLGNKKGF; encoded by the coding sequence ATGAAGGAAATCGTTGAATATACAGATTATCGCAAGTTCATCCAGGACTACTACGATGAACGCAAGCGCTGCTCGGCGTTTTCTTGGCACGCATTTGCCCAGAAGGCGGGCTTCTCTTCGGATGTCTACCTGAAGTACGTTTGCGAAGGGAAAAAGAATTTGAGCGTCGCGTCGGCGGGCTCGGTGGCGACCGCCATGGGGCTGGTCGGTTTCGAGTACGATTACTTTATCTTGATGGTGTCTTATGCGCACGCCAAGAGCGATTCCGCCAAGCGGGCCGCATTCGAGGAGCGTTGCGCGCTCGCGCAGGCGCACAAGATTCGAGTGCTCGGGAAGGAAGAGTTCGATTACTACAAATCGTGGAAGAATTCGGTGATCCGCGAATTGGCTCCGCACATGCCGGGGGCGAAACCGCTCGAAATGGCCCGCGCCTGCAAACAGAAAATCTCGGCGACGGAAGTTTCCGAAACGCTTGACTTCTTGGTGAAGGCGAAACTCCTGAAGAAGGACAGGAGTGGAAACTACGTGCAGACGGACAAGGCCATCGTGATGGGGAACGTGGATGCGGTGCCGGTGGCGGCTCGCGACTTGCAACGGCAAATGGGGGAGTTTGCCGTGCAGTCGTTGAACCTGCCGCTTTCGGAGCGAGTCATGTCGGGCTACACGCTTGGCCTCACGGATCGTGCTTACGAACGGATAAAAAAGGAAATGAAGGATTTCTATCGGCGCGTCGTGGCGATTGCCACCGAAGAAGACGAGGCCGATCGCGTGTACCGTCTGAACATGCAACTCTTCCCGATGAGCGAACGCCTGGGAAATAAAAAAGGATTTTAA
- a CDS encoding TIGR02147 family protein, whose translation MKSVIEYKDYREYVLDYYNERKRCSAFTWREFAKLAGFASGSYLKLVCDGKTRLLEEGAKKTAVAMGLLGFEYEYFILMVCYENAKTALQKKKFFEEMQSLCIAHNVKVLGSDMYAYYESWKYSVIRELAPMMPGATSHEIARACRPPISANDVTASLRFLLKAGLLTRDIKGFYHQTNGLLSTGRLNVVAAAVHSLLREMSEFAVDALDKLPISDRHFSGLTMGVSEKTYAKIVEELAECRKRIVSIADAEESPEKVCRLNMQLFPLTENIKRGGMGLDNKRR comes from the coding sequence ATGAAATCGGTTATCGAATACAAAGACTATCGCGAATACGTGCTGGACTACTACAACGAACGCAAACGCTGTTCTGCCTTCACGTGGCGTGAATTTGCGAAACTTGCGGGTTTCGCTTCGGGTTCGTACTTGAAGCTCGTTTGCGACGGCAAGACGCGGCTCCTCGAGGAGGGGGCGAAGAAGACCGCGGTTGCCATGGGGCTGCTCGGCTTCGAGTACGAATATTTTATTCTCATGGTCTGTTACGAGAATGCCAAGACCGCATTGCAGAAGAAGAAGTTCTTCGAAGAGATGCAGTCGCTGTGCATCGCTCATAACGTGAAGGTCCTGGGCAGCGACATGTATGCCTATTACGAGAGCTGGAAATACTCGGTGATTCGCGAACTGGCTCCGATGATGCCGGGCGCGACTTCGCACGAGATTGCGAGGGCGTGCCGCCCGCCCATCTCGGCGAACGATGTCACCGCGAGCCTCCGGTTCCTCCTGAAGGCCGGGCTCCTGACTAGGGATATCAAGGGGTTCTACCACCAGACAAACGGCTTGCTTTCGACGGGTCGCCTGAACGTGGTTGCCGCGGCGGTGCATTCGCTGCTGCGCGAGATGAGCGAGTTCGCTGTCGACGCCCTTGACAAGCTCCCGATTTCGGATCGCCACTTCAGCGGCCTTACCATGGGGGTGTCCGAAAAGACCTACGCAAAAATTGTAGAAGAACTTGCTGAATGCCGCAAGCGTATCGTGTCGATCGCGGATGCGGAAGAATCACCGGAAAAAGTCTGCCGCTTGAACATGCAGCTTTTCCCGCTGACGGAAAACATTAAACGGGGCGGAATGGGCCTGGATAACAAAAGGAGATAG